A stretch of DNA from Clostridium sp. JN-9:
GAAAATTAAAAGCATTTAGAACACCAACAAATAGGCGGTTTTATACTTATGAACAGTATAAAGAATTTATGGGTATAACATCTTCTGGAAAAAAAGTAGTTATATATACAAGAGTTTCAACTTCTAATCAGAAAGATGATTTAAAAAATCAAGTTATATTTCTTAAACAATATGCTAATGCAAAAGGAATTATTGTAGATGAAGTGATAGAAGATTATGGAAGTGGATTGGATTATAATCGTAAAAAATGGAATAAACTTATTGATGAGTGTATGACATCTGTAATCTCAATACTTCATGTTTTTAGCTGTAGAATTTATGGTTTAAGAAAGTATAAAAAAGAGATAAAGGAAGATGAAGAAGTTGAAAAAAGCATACAAAACAGAGATTAAACCAACCAAAGAACAGATAATAAAAATTCGTCGGACAATTGGTGTAAGCAGGTTCATATATAACTTCTATATCGCTCATAATAAAGAAGTTTATGAAAAAGAAAAGAAATTTGTAAGTGGCATGGATTTTTCAAGGTGGCTTAATAATGAGTATATACCTAATAATCAAGATAAAGTATGGATTAAAAAAGTATCTTCCAAAGCAGTTAAACAGGCCATTATGAATGGAGAAAAAGCTTTTAAGAAGTTCTTCAAAGGTGAAGCTGGCTTCCCAAAATTCAAGAAAAAGAAAAATCAAGATATTAAAGCCTACTTTCCTAAAAACAATGAAACAGACTGGACTATTGAAAGGCATAGAATTAAAATACCAACTTTAGGCTGGATTGGGCTCAAAGAATACAGCTATATACCAGCTAATGGCAGAATAACAAGTGGAACAGTAAGTCAAAAAGCTGATAGATATTATGTCTCTGTATTAGTTGATGAAGATATAAAGATTAATAATAAACGTTGTTCTGAAGGAATAGGGGTGGATTTGGGACTCAAAGATTTTGCAATTTGCAGTAATGGAATAACTAAGAAGAATATTAATAAAACTAAAACAGTTAAAAAAGCAGAAAAGAAACTAAAACGTGAGCAAAGAAAACTTTCAAGGAAATATGAAAGCTTGAAATTAAGAAATAAGAAAGAGAAAGGAGAAGCTACTCGTCAGAATATCCAAAAACAAATAGTCAAGGTACAAAAACTTCATCAAAGACTTACAAATATTAGAACTGATTATATTAATAAAACAGTAAGTGAATTAATAAAGCAAAAACCACGCTTTATTACCATAGAAGATTTAAATGTAAGAGGAATGATGAAGAATAGACATTTAGCAAAGGCAGTTGCACAGCAAAAGTTTTATGAATTTAGAATTAAACTTATTTCAAAAGCAAAACAAAATAATATAGAAATAAGAATAGTTGATAGATTCTATCCAAGTAGTAAAACCTGCAGTTGCTGCGGAAAGATTAAGAAAGATTTAAAACTATCAGATAGGGTGTATAAATGTGATAATTGCAATACTTCTATTGATAGAGATTTAAATGCTTCAATCAATTTAGCTAATGCTAAAGAATATAAGATAGCTTAATTAAACAAGCGCTTATATGTGTACCGAAGGCTATTTCGGGAATTTACGCCTGTGGAGTGCTATACAAACTGTAGTAGCTTAGGCAAGGCAGGGTACAATGAAACAGGAATTATCTCAGTATGGATACATTTGACCATATTTTGAGTAGCAGAAGGTACTCAAATATATTTTATAGATTGTAAATGGAAGGAAGGAACTGTGACATATGTTGTTGTAGTTCAAATAAAGGATCTGTAGCATTAGCGGTTAAAACTGCTGATGCAAAACTCCCTTTTAAGTCAGCAGCAAAAACTGTTCCTGTTATGTCAGGGTTCATTAGGTATGTTATAATTTAGTAAATATAATATAAGCGGGGGAATTATTAATGGAATACAATTTAGAATTCTGGAATGCCCTTGATAATTTTGTGCAGCAGTCGGAGATTGTTATTGATAGGCCTAAAGGATCAGTGCATCCAAATTTTCACGATTTTTTTTATGAAGTTGATTATGGTTATTTAAAAAATACGAAATCAATGGATGGCGGCGGCATTGATGTGTGGAGAGGAACAGACAAGGAACAAAAAGTGGATGCAATAATGTGTACATTGGATTTAAAGAAAAGGGATTCAGAGATCAAAATACTAATTGGATGTACTGAAAAGGAAAAACAAAAAATTTTTCATACTCATAATGACAAACCAAATATGAAGGGAATTTTAATTAGGAGATAACTGTTTAGATGCCTCCATAAATGAGGTAGTATTAAATGCAATGCAGGCATTAGGACTTCCAAAATTTCTAATGGATTTAAAAAAAATTTTAAAAATATAGAAATGATAGGGGGAAATTA
This window harbors:
- a CDS encoding IS607 family transposase; its protein translation is MSKNYKPKEFAELLNVSVLTLQRWDNAGKLKAFRTPTNRRFYTYEQYKEFMGITSSGKKVVIYTRVSTSNQKDDLKNQVIFLKQYANAKGIIVDEVIEDYGSGLDYNRKKWNKLIDECMTSVISILHVFSCRIYGLRKYKKEIKEDEEVEKSIQNRD
- a CDS encoding RNA-guided endonuclease TnpB family protein produces the protein MKKLKKAYKTEIKPTKEQIIKIRRTIGVSRFIYNFYIAHNKEVYEKEKKFVSGMDFSRWLNNEYIPNNQDKVWIKKVSSKAVKQAIMNGEKAFKKFFKGEAGFPKFKKKKNQDIKAYFPKNNETDWTIERHRIKIPTLGWIGLKEYSYIPANGRITSGTVSQKADRYYVSVLVDEDIKINNKRCSEGIGVDLGLKDFAICSNGITKKNINKTKTVKKAEKKLKREQRKLSRKYESLKLRNKKEKGEATRQNIQKQIVKVQKLHQRLTNIRTDYINKTVSELIKQKPRFITIEDLNVRGMMKNRHLAKAVAQQKFYEFRIKLISKAKQNNIEIRIVDRFYPSSKTCSCCGKIKKDLKLSDRVYKCDNCNTSIDRDLNASINLANAKEYKIA
- a CDS encoding inorganic pyrophosphatase, producing MEYNLEFWNALDNFVQQSEIVIDRPKGSVHPNFHDFFYEVDYGYLKNTKSMDGGGIDVWRGTDKEQKVDAIMCTLDLKKRDSEIKILIGCTEKEKQKIFHTHNDKPNMKGILIRR